The proteins below are encoded in one region of Paenibacillus sp. YYML68:
- a CDS encoding IS3 family transposase (programmed frameshift), giving the protein MARYSEELKRNIQLRMIPPHNESVSQIARDSGLSEGTLYKWQKEARANGAVVPGGGAEPEKWSSRDKFSIVLETATLSEVELAEYCRAKGLYAEQIEAWRDACMQANGGLAQQASQLQKELRTKEREMKTLTRELKRKEAALAETAALLVLRKKAQSNLGGPRGRMISASDRRMAMELIQEAVDAGAKEEAACQEIGLTQRTLQRWRKEGAPQEDQRPHAVRPAPSHKLSEVERQQIIEVVNQPAYKSLPPSQIVPRLADEGVYMASESTFYRVMHAHGQQHHRGRSKKPVSKPLTSHCAVAANQVWMWDITWLPGPVKGLFYYLYLILDLFSRKIVGWEVWNEESAEHASTLVRRTVLSEQCVVRKEPLVLHSDNGSPMKGATLLETLYSLGITPSKSRPRVSNDNPYAESVFRTCKYRPSYPLHGFKSTTEAREWVRKFVHWYNTEHHHSGLNFLTPNQRHKGLAEQIFEKRKRVYEQARQDNPRRWSGKIRNWSLDERVYLNPEKVQHSIATTTATQA; this is encoded by the exons ATGGCTAGATACAGTGAGGAATTGAAACGCAACATACAACTACGAATGATCCCCCCGCATAATGAATCTGTGAGTCAGATTGCAAGAGACAGCGGCCTGTCCGAAGGGACGCTGTACAAGTGGCAAAAAGAAGCCCGAGCGAACGGCGCTGTCGTTCCAGGTGGCGGAGCAGAGCCCGAGAAATGGAGTAGTCGGGATAAGTTTTCGATTGTGCTGGAAACCGCTACGTTGAGCGAAGTCGAACTGGCCGAATACTGTCGTGCCAAAGGACTCTACGCAGAACAGATTGAAGCTTGGCGGGATGCTTGTATGCAAGCCAATGGTGGACTCGCCCAACAGGCATCCCAGCTGCAAAAAGAACTCCGAACTAAAGAGCGAGAAATGAAGACGCTCACTCGGGAGTTAAAACGAAAGGAAGCTGCTCTAGCCGAAACGGCAGCGCTTCTCGTGCTGCGAAAAAAGGCACAGTCGA ATCTGGGGGGACCAAGAGGACGCATGATCAGTGCCTCAGATCGACGAATGGCCATGGAACTGATCCAAGAAGCAGTAGATGCTGGAGCCAAAGAAGAGGCGGCATGCCAAGAGATCGGATTAACGCAGCGGACCTTGCAGCGGTGGCGCAAAGAGGGCGCACCGCAAGAGGATCAACGGCCGCATGCGGTAAGGCCTGCCCCATCCCACAAGCTAAGTGAAGTGGAACGACAACAGATTATCGAGGTCGTGAATCAGCCGGCATACAAGAGCCTTCCACCTAGCCAAATCGTACCACGACTGGCTGATGAGGGTGTCTACATGGCGTCCGAATCGACATTCTATCGCGTAATGCATGCTCATGGACAGCAGCACCATCGAGGTCGCAGTAAGAAGCCTGTTTCGAAGCCGTTAACGAGCCATTGTGCTGTGGCGGCCAACCAAGTGTGGATGTGGGACATCACCTGGCTGCCTGGTCCTGTGAAGGGTTTATTCTACTACCTCTATCTCATCCTGGATCTATTCAGCCGAAAAATCGTAGGCTGGGAGGTATGGAATGAAGAATCCGCGGAGCATGCGAGCACATTGGTTCGTCGAACGGTCCTGAGCGAACAGTGTGTTGTGCGCAAGGAGCCGCTGGTCCTGCATTCGGATAACGGGAGTCCGATGAAGGGTGCCACTCTACTTGAAACGTTATACAGCCTAGGAATCACGCCCTCCAAAAGCAGGCCGCGTGTCAGCAACGATAACCCTTACGCCGAGTCGGTGTTTCGCACCTGCAAATACCGCCCCAGCTACCCGTTACATGGATTTAAGTCGACGACAGAAGCCCGTGAATGGGTACGGAAGTTCGTCCATTGGTATAACACTGAGCATCACCACAGCGGGCTTAATTTCCTGACCCCTAACCAAAGGCATAAGGGACTTGCTGAACAGATTTTTGAGAAGAGAAAGCGAGTGTACGAACAAGCTAGACAGGACAACCCAAGGCGGTGGTCCGGGAAGATAAGGAACTGGAGTCTAGACGAACGAGTGTATCTTAATCCCGAGAAAGTCCAGCACTCCATAGCTACAACAACGGCGACACAAGCCTGA